One window of the Chryseotalea sp. WA131a genome contains the following:
- a CDS encoding serine hydrolase — translation MKKFTTLLVSIFFLCNLAYSQALTSKQIDSLVNKTMEVMPLAGIAVAVVKDGKVIHSKGYGVTSIKTKEKVDENTLFAIASNSKSFTTAALAILVDEGKLSWQDKVVDYIPEFKMYDPYVTANFNIQDLLTHRSGMGLGAGDLMFFPDGSNFTIKDILKSFQYQKPVSAFRTKFDYDNLLYMVAGEVIARVSGMSWTEFVEKKIMKPLGMSRSAGGYQLLKDKKNVSMPHAAEKGVLRQLQPYQDGDGTLGAAGGIYSSVSDLSKWLLMHLNDAKYGDALQSQLITINNHRELFRPHTILGFNIKPDPRSKRHLNAYGLGWGIEDQRGNILISHTGGLPGMLSRTAFIPELNVGVVVLTNTDPGGYSFQTISASILDAYLGKPKMDLISRTLKNIQESESRGDSVTTAVWNAVKNAKADHLKLENYTGTYRDPWFGEVKIVLKEGKLWFASARSPKLNGQMFYYKANTFAIKWGYQEMPCDAFAIFQVDEEGYPTGIRMKGISPNMDFSFDFQDLDLQKLK, via the coding sequence ATGAAAAAATTCACTACCCTGCTCGTCAGCATTTTTTTCCTCTGTAATCTTGCTTATTCACAAGCGCTCACCAGCAAGCAAATTGATTCACTCGTAAATAAAACGATGGAGGTGATGCCACTGGCAGGTATTGCTGTGGCCGTGGTGAAAGACGGAAAAGTAATTCATTCCAAGGGGTATGGCGTGACTTCCATCAAAACAAAAGAAAAAGTAGACGAGAACACCCTATTTGCCATTGCATCGAACAGTAAATCATTTACCACCGCTGCACTCGCCATTTTGGTGGATGAGGGCAAACTCTCGTGGCAAGACAAAGTGGTGGACTACATTCCTGAATTTAAAATGTACGATCCGTATGTTACCGCCAATTTCAACATTCAAGATTTGTTAACGCACCGTAGTGGCATGGGGCTTGGTGCTGGTGATTTGATGTTCTTTCCAGATGGTAGCAATTTTACGATCAAGGATATCCTCAAAAGTTTTCAGTACCAAAAACCAGTATCCGCGTTTCGCACCAAATTTGACTACGACAACCTGCTTTACATGGTGGCGGGTGAAGTAATAGCACGTGTAAGCGGCATGAGTTGGACAGAGTTTGTAGAAAAGAAAATCATGAAGCCGTTGGGTATGAGCCGCTCGGCTGGTGGTTATCAACTTTTGAAAGACAAAAAGAACGTGTCCATGCCACACGCAGCAGAAAAAGGAGTGTTGCGTCAATTACAACCTTACCAAGATGGCGATGGCACACTCGGTGCTGCGGGAGGAATTTATTCTAGTGTATCAGATTTGAGCAAGTGGTTACTTATGCACCTAAACGATGCCAAGTATGGCGATGCCCTTCAATCACAACTCATTACTATCAACAACCACCGCGAGTTGTTTCGGCCGCACACCATTCTTGGCTTCAACATCAAACCCGATCCGCGTTCCAAACGTCACCTCAACGCATATGGTTTGGGCTGGGGCATAGAAGACCAGCGAGGAAATATTTTGATCAGCCATACAGGCGGATTGCCTGGCATGCTCAGCCGCACAGCCTTTATTCCTGAATTAAATGTAGGTGTGGTGGTGCTCACTAACACGGACCCCGGAGGGTATAGTTTTCAAACCATCTCTGCCTCCATCCTTGATGCTTACCTAGGCAAACCGAAAATGGACTTAATCAGTCGCACGCTAAAAAATATACAAGAGAGCGAAAGCCGTGGAGATTCTGTAACTACTGCCGTGTGGAATGCAGTGAAGAACGCCAAGGCAGACCATTTGAAATTAGAAAACTACACAGGCACCTACCGCGATCCTTGGTTTGGTGAAGTAAAGATTGTACTGAAAGAAGGAAAGTTGTGGTTTGCTTCGGCACGTTCGCCCAAGCTCAACGGGCAAATGTTTTATTACAAGGCCAACACATTTGCCATCAAGTGGGGGTATCAAGAAATGCCATGCGATGCTTTCGCCATTTTTCAAGTAGACGAAGAAGGTTATCCAACCGGAATCCGCATGAAAGGAATTTCGCCAAATATGGATTTCAGTTTTGACTTTCAGGATTTGGATTTGCAGAAGTTGAAATAG
- a CDS encoding IS1380 family transposase has translation MEHHYTDRLVTPWGGMKEMKMLIDKTGISKKLSTLGLPEGKSNNSIDAISIIESFWVSTWIGCFRFSHTAVVRVDEVLREIFGWKRVASGTTFGRFFKKFTPSMHHHLFIELYSWFFEQLQFDNYTLDVDSSVITRYGEQEGSKKGYNPKKPGRGSHHPLFAFVNDIRMVANCWNRSGNTGSNSNCIHFLEETFTILKNKTIGLFRADSGFCSSTILDFIEGKDIPYVMACKLYANLQVSIYNITQWNAVGEGLWISEISYQQGGWSGARRIVVIKQSEEIRAKATGKKLKTLFSSMGIADEKVYRKRYHAFVTNQKLPALEIWEQYKRRGDAENRIKELKEDFGAEGFCMDSFCATETAMRFVMVAYNLMSLFRQITHQKQPQPKLSTLRFNCFAVGSWLEEEAQKWVLQMSVPLKRRQWYDGLFSNIKNINLPLSLTG, from the coding sequence ATGGAACACCACTACACCGATAGATTAGTAACTCCTTGGGGCGGTATGAAGGAGATGAAAATGCTGATCGATAAGACAGGTATCAGCAAGAAGCTATCAACCCTTGGATTGCCAGAAGGAAAGAGCAACAACAGCATCGATGCTATAAGTATAATTGAGAGTTTTTGGGTAAGTACATGGATCGGATGTTTTCGGTTCAGCCATACAGCAGTGGTTAGGGTAGATGAAGTTTTGCGCGAAATATTCGGATGGAAGCGTGTTGCTTCAGGAACAACATTTGGGCGTTTCTTTAAAAAGTTCACACCCTCCATGCACCACCATCTTTTCATTGAATTGTATAGCTGGTTTTTTGAGCAGCTGCAGTTTGATAATTACACGTTGGATGTTGACAGCAGCGTTATCACGCGCTATGGAGAACAGGAAGGGAGCAAAAAAGGGTACAACCCCAAGAAGCCTGGAAGGGGCAGCCACCATCCCTTATTTGCTTTTGTCAATGATATCCGCATGGTGGCCAACTGCTGGAACCGCAGTGGCAATACAGGGAGCAACAGTAACTGCATTCACTTTTTAGAGGAGACCTTTACGATCCTCAAAAATAAAACAATAGGATTGTTCAGGGCCGATAGTGGCTTTTGCAGTAGTACGATCTTAGATTTCATTGAAGGAAAAGATATACCCTACGTTATGGCCTGTAAACTCTATGCGAATCTACAAGTCAGCATTTATAATATTACCCAATGGAATGCTGTAGGGGAAGGGCTGTGGATATCTGAAATAAGCTACCAACAAGGAGGCTGGAGCGGTGCAAGAAGAATAGTAGTAATAAAGCAAAGTGAAGAAATCAGGGCCAAGGCTACAGGGAAAAAACTAAAGACATTATTTAGTAGCATGGGCATAGCAGACGAAAAAGTATACCGTAAAAGATATCACGCCTTTGTAACGAACCAAAAATTGCCAGCATTGGAAATATGGGAACAATATAAACGCAGGGGAGATGCTGAGAACAGGATAAAAGAACTCAAAGAAGATTTTGGTGCAGAAGGTTTTTGCATGGACAGCTTTTGTGCTACCGAAACAGCTATGCGTTTTGTAATGGTAGCCTATAATTTGATGAGCCTGTTCCGGCAAATAACCCACCAGAAACAGCCCCAGCCCAAGCTTTCAACATTAAGGTTCAACTGCTTTGCAGTTGGAAGTTGGTTGGAGGAAGAGGCTCAAAAATGGGTATTGCAAATGTCCGTGCCACTCAAAAGAAGACAATGGTATGATGGCCTTTTCTCAAATATTAAAAATATAAACCTGCCACTAAGTCTTACCGGTTAG